The Halobacterium sp. CBA1132 genome has a segment encoding these proteins:
- a CDS encoding nucleoside phosphorylase yields the protein MAKQPHLLVEEGDVYDIALLPGDPGRVDRIASHCDDSEVVAENREYKVVNATYDGVDLTISSTGIGCPSAAIAVEELSRVGVETFLRVGTIGALQADIDVGDMIVATGAAKEEGTSKRYESEVYPAVPDFDVLTSLVDSAEAREGVGSHEDSPTRDGPSGATVHVGPIVSDDAFYNEDEDFVDDWNDAGLLAVEMEAATVFSLARRKGLAAGAICTADGNLVAGNQKGADSDDELPEKAKNNVARAIDISLDAVTRLA from the coding sequence ATGGCCAAACAGCCCCACCTGCTAGTCGAGGAAGGCGACGTCTACGACATCGCGCTGCTGCCCGGCGACCCGGGCCGCGTCGACCGCATCGCCAGCCACTGCGACGACAGCGAGGTCGTCGCCGAGAACCGCGAGTACAAGGTCGTCAACGCCACCTACGACGGCGTCGACCTCACAATCTCCTCGACCGGCATCGGCTGCCCCTCCGCAGCCATCGCCGTCGAGGAACTCTCGCGCGTGGGCGTGGAGACGTTCCTGCGCGTCGGCACCATCGGCGCGCTCCAAGCGGACATCGATGTCGGTGACATGATTGTCGCGACCGGCGCCGCCAAAGAGGAGGGCACGAGCAAGCGCTACGAGTCCGAAGTCTACCCCGCAGTCCCGGACTTCGACGTACTCACGAGCCTCGTGGACTCCGCCGAAGCACGAGAAGGGGTCGGGTCGCACGAGGACTCCCCGACCCGCGACGGCCCCTCCGGGGCCACAGTCCACGTCGGCCCCATCGTCAGCGACGACGCGTTCTACAACGAGGACGAGGACTTCGTCGACGACTGGAACGATGCCGGCCTGCTCGCCGTCGAGATGGAGGCCGCGACCGTCTTCTCGCTGGCGCGCCGCAAGGGCCTCGCCGCGGGCGCCATCTGCACGGCCGACGGCAACCTCGTCGCCGGCAACCAGAAGGGCGCGGACAGCGACGACGAACTCCCCGAGAAAGCGAAGAACAACGTCGCGCGCGCCATCGACATCTCGCTGGACGCCGTGACGCGACTCGCCTGA